From the Saimiri boliviensis isolate mSaiBol1 chromosome X, mSaiBol1.pri, whole genome shotgun sequence genome, one window contains:
- the GPRASP1 gene encoding G-protein coupled receptor-associated sorting protein 1, with protein MTGAEVVPSAQAKPEKKPGEEVMPGAEGENEVPLVVRPKVRTQAQIMPGTKTKNKSKIMPGGSTKVETSAVGGARPKSKAKAIPASQFKDEAQMWAQTEFGAERMSKTERNSQTNVIASPLVGTDSVLVAKTKYMCEDRELVNTDTESFPGRKAHYQAGFQPSFRSEEETNMGSWCCPRSTSKQEASPNSDFQWAEKSSVSSLLWSGDEVAERCHPRNRVKDSTRSRHMANQEANTMSRSQTNQELYIASSSGSEDESVTTSWFWARDKTNTWSGPREDPNSRSRFRAKKEVYVEPSSGSEREDHMESWFWAGEEAKFRSKTRAGKEANTRARHRAKREACIDFMPGSIDVIKKESWFWPEENANTFSRPMIKKEARSRAMAKKEAKTKARARAKQEVRSEEEALIGTWFWATDESSVADEASTEFSPQVEDESIIGSWFWTEEGVSMGTGASKSKPRTEGEPIGDSLFGAGEKTSMKTGAEATSESLLAADDEQVIIGSWFWAGEEVNQEAEEETIFGSWFWVIDEASVESGIGVSCESRPRSEEEEVIGSWFWSGEHADIEAGIGEEARPGAEEETIFGSWFWAENQTYRDCGAEASCDTMQGAEEEEPIIGSWFWTRVEACVEDDVNSKSSLEDKEEAIISSCLGAKEEVSMKHGTGVRCGFMAGAEETSNRSCFWAGKEPCMYPANGGSWKSRPEEEEDTVNSWFWSRKYTEPEAITGPWLWAAEESNIDGTGEEAKLLTEEETMINSWFWKDEAISEATHREESRPEAEENDIIGSWFWAGEEDRLEPAAETREDRRAAEKEGIGGSWFGAREEIIRREAGSCSKSSTKAEEEEVVIGSWFWEEKASLEAVAGAGFESKPGTEEEEITVGSWFWPEGEASIEAGSQAVEEMESETEEETIFGSWFWAGKVVSAEAGICCVSKPEDDEEMIVESWFWSGDKAIEETGTVATCESKPENEEGVIVGSWFEAEDEVDNRSDNGTNCESRTLDDEDEAIVGSWFWAGDEAHFESNPSPVFRAVCTSTCSVEQEPDPSRRPQSWEEVTVKFKPGPWGRVGFPSISPFRFPKEAASLFCEMFGGKPRNTVLSPEGEDQESLLQPDQPDPEFPFQYDPSYRSVQEIREHLRAKESAEPENWSCSCIQCELKIGSEEFEELLLLMDRNRDPFIHEISKIAMGMRSASQFTRDFIRDSGVVSLIEALLNYPSSRVRTRFLENMIRMAPTYPNLNMIQTYVCKVCEETLTCSLDSPEQLSGIRMIRHLTTTTDYHTLVANYMSGFLSLLATGNTKTRFHVLKMLLNLSENLVMTKELLSDEAVSEFMGLFHRDETNDNIQIVLAIFENIGNNIKKETMFCDDDFDLEPLISAFHKVEKFAKELQGKTDGQNDPKGDQEN; from the coding sequence ATGACTGGAGCAGAGGTTGTACCTAGTGCCCAGGCCAAGCCTGAAAAGAAGCCTGGGGAAGAGGTTATGCCTGGGGCTGAGGGAGAGAATGAAGTCCCTCTGGTGGTCAGACCCAAGGTTAGGACCCAGGCCCAGATAATGCCTGGGACAAAGACAAAGAATAAGTCCAAGATTATGCCGGGAGGAAGCACCAAAGTTGAGACAAGTGCAGTGGGTGGGGCACGTCCTAAGAGTAAGGCCAAGGCAATACCTGCTTCACAATTTAAGGATGAAGCCCAGATGTGGGCTCAGACCGAGTTTGGTGCTGAAAGAATGTCtaagacagagagaaactcccaGACTAATGTTATAGCCTCTCCACTTGTTGGTACTGATTCTGTGTTGGTTGCTAAAACGAAGTACATGTGTGAGGATAGAGAACTGGTTAATACAGACACTGAGAGCTTTCCTGGAAGAAAGGCTCATTACCAAGCAGGATTCCAGCCTTCTTTCAGGTCAGAGGAGGAGACCAATATGGGGTCCTGGTGCTGTCCTAGGTCTACATCCAAACAAGAAGCCTCTCCTAATTCTGATTTCCAATGGGCAGAAAAATCTTCTGTGAGTTCCTTGCTCTGGAGTGGAGATGAGGTCGCTGAAAGATGTCATCCTAGGAACAGGGTAAAAGACAGTACCAGATCCAGGCACATGGCTAATCAAGAGGCTAATACCATGTCTAGGTCCCAAACTAACCAGGAGCTCTATATTGCATCTAGTTCTGGTTCTGAGGATGAGTCTGTTACAACATCCTGGTTCTGGGCCAGAGACAAAACCAATACCTGGTCTGGGCCCAGGGAAGATCCCAATAGCAGGTCCAGGTTTAGGGCCAAGAAAGAAGTCTATGTTGAACCCAGTTCTGGGTCTGAGCGTGAAGACCATATGGAGTCTTGGTTCTGGGCTGGAGAGGAGGCCAAATTCAGGTCCAAAACCAGAGCTGGGAAGGAGGCCAATACCAGGGCCAGGCATAGGGCCAAGCGAGAAGCTTGCATTGATTTCATGCCTGGGTCTATAGATGTGATTAAAAAAGAGTCCTGGTTCTGGCCTGAAGAAAATGCTAATACCTTTTCAAGGCCCATGATCAAGAAAGAGGCCAGGTCCAGAGCAATGgcaaagaaagaagccaaaaccAAGGCCCGAGCCAGGGCCAAGCAAGAAGTTAGGTCAGAGGAGGAAGCCCTCATTGGGACCTGGTTCTGGGCTACAGACGAGTCCAGTGTGGCAGATGAAGCCAGCACTGAGTTCAGTCCACAAGTGGAGGATGAGTCCATAATTGGGAGTTGGTTCTGGACTGAAGAAGGGGTCAGTATGGGGACTGGGGCCAGCAAATCCAAACCAAGGACTGAGGGGGAGCCTATTGGTGATTCCTTATTTGGGGCTGGGGAAAAGACCAGTATGAAAACTGGGGCTGAGGCCACGTCTGAATCTTTACTAGCAGCTGATGATGAACAGGTCATTATTGGTTCCTGGTTCTGGGCTGGTGAAGAAGTcaatcaagaggctgaggaagagaccATTTTTGGGTCTTGGTTCTGGGTCATTGATGAGGCCAGTGTGGAATCTGGTATTGGGGTCAGCTGTGAGTCCAGGCCAAGGTCTGAGGAAGAAGAGGTCATTGGTTCCTGGTTTTGGTCTGGAGAACATGCTGATATAGAGGCTGGGATTGGAGAAGAGGCCAGACCAGGAGCTGAAGAAGAGACAATATTTGGGTCCTGGTTTTGGGCTGAAAACCAGACCTATAGGGATTGTGGGGCTGAAGCTAGCTGTGACACCATGCAaggggctgaggaggaggagcccATTATTGGGTCCTGGTTTTGGACCAGAGTAGAAGCTTGTGTGGAGGATGATGTCAACAGCAAGTCTAGCCTGGAGGACAAGGAAGAGGCCATTATATCATCATGTTTGGGGGCCAAAGAAGAGGTCAGTATGAAGCATGGGACTGGTGTCAGATGTGGGTTTATGGCAGGGGCTGAGGAGACTAGTAATAGATCTTGCTTCTGGGCAGGAAAAGAACCTTGTATGTATCCTGCCAATGGAGGAAGTTGGAAGTCTAggccagaggaggaagaggacactGTCAATTCATGGTTCTGGTCCAGAAAATACACAGAGCCAGAGGCCATTACAGGGCCCTGGTTATGGGCTGCAGAAGAGAGTAATATAGATGGGACTGGAGAAGAGGCCAAGCTACTGACAGAAGAGGAGACCATGATCAATTCCTGGTTCTGGAAAGATGAAGCCATTTCAGAGGCTACTCACAGAGAAGAGTCCAGGCCAGAAGCTGAGGAAAATGACATTATTGGTTCTTGGTTCTGGGCTGGAGAAGAGGACAGACTAGAGCCAGCTGCTGAGACTAGAGAAGACAGGCGAGCAGCTGAGAAAGAAGGTATTGGTGGGTCCTGGTTTGGGGCCAGGGAAGAGATCATTAGAAGAGAGGCTGGGTCTTGCAGCAAATCCAGTACTAAAGCTGAAGAGGAAGAAGTCGTTATTGGGTCCTGGTTCTGGGAAGAAAAGGCCAGTCTAGAGGCAGTGGCAGGAGCTGGCTTTGAGTCAAAGCCTGGGACTGAGGAGGAAGAAATCACTGTTGGGTCCTGGTTCTGGCCTGAAGGAGAAGCCAGTATAGAGGCTGGGTCTCAGGCCGTAGAGGAGATGGAGTCAGAGACTGAAGAGGAAACCATTTTTGGGTCCTGGTTCTGGGCTGGAAAAGTAGTCAGTGCGGAAGCAGGGATATGCTGTGTATCCAAACCAGAGGATGATGAAGAGATGATTGTTGAGTCCTGGTTCTGGTCTGGAGACAAGGCCATTGAGGAAACAGGAACTGTGGCCACCTGTGAGTCAAAGCCAGAAAATGAGGAAGGGGTCATTGTTGGGTCTTGGTTTGAGGCTGAAGATGAGGTGGATAACCGGAGTGACAATGGAACCAACTGTGAGTCCAGGACACTAGATGATGAAGATGAGGCCATAGTGGGGTCCTGGTTCTGGGCAGGAGATGAGGCCCATTTTGAGTCAAATCCTAGCCCCGTGTTCAGGGCCGTTTGCACATCCACGTGTTCAGTTGAACAGGAGCCTGATCCTTCACGCAGGCCCCAGAGCTGGGAGGAGGTCACTGTTAAGTTCAAGCCTGGTCCATGGGGTAGGGTCGGTTTCCCATCTATAAGCCCCTTTAGATTTCCAAAAGAGGCAGCATCTTTATTCTGTGAAATGTTTGGGGGCAAACCTAGGAACACGGTACTTAGCCCAGAAGGGGAAGATCAGGAATCTTTGCTTCAACCTGATCAGCCTGACCCTGAGTTCCCATTTCAGTATGATCCTTCCTACCGGTCAGTCCAGGAAATTCGAGAGCATCTTAGGGCCAAGGAGAGTGCAGAGCCTGAGAATTGGTCCTGCAGCTGCATACAATGTGAGCTGAAAATTGGTTCTGAGGAGTTTGAAGAACTCCTTTTATTAATGGATAGAAATCGGGATCCTTTTATTcatgaaatatctaaaattgcaATGGGTATGAGAAGTGCTTCTCAATTTACCCGAGATTTCATTCGGGATTCTGGTGTTGTCTCACTTATTGAAGCCTTGCTCAATTATCCATCCTCCCGAGTTAGAACAAGGTTTTTGGAAAATATGATTCGCATGGCCCCAACTTATCCAAATCTAAACATGATTCAGACATACGTATGTAAAGTGTGTGAGGAAACCCTTACTTGTAGTTTGGATTCCCCGGAACAGCTGTCTGGAATAAGGATGATTAGACATCTCACTACTACTACTGACTATCACACACTGGTTGCCAATTATATGTCTGGGTTTCTCTCTTTATTAGCTACAGGTAATACCAAAACAAGGTTTCATGTTTTGAAAATGCTACTGAATTTGTCTGAAAATCTTGTCATGACAAAAGAACTACTCAGTGATGAAGCAGTGTCAGAATTTATGGGCCTTTTTCACAGGGACGAGACAAATGACAATATTCAAATTGTTCTTGCAATATTTGAGAATATTGGCaacaatatcaaaaaagaaacaatgttcTGTGATGATGATTTCGATCTTGAGCCGCTTATTTCTGCATTCCACAAAGTTGAGAAATTTGCTAAGGAACTGCAAGGCAAAACAGATGGTCAAAATGACCCTAAAGGGGACCAAGAAAATTAG